In Phenylobacterium koreense, one DNA window encodes the following:
- the mtaB gene encoding tRNA (N(6)-L-threonylcarbamoyladenosine(37)-C(2))-methylthiotransferase MtaB translates to MTKPDVDIVTFGCRLNAYESEVIRTRAAEDGLSNAIVFNTCAVTNEAVRQARQAIRKARRENPDAKLIVTGCAAQIDPAAFAAMAEVDLVLGNAEKSQAGAYADRIPEGKVRVNDIMSVRETAGHLIDGLKDRARAYVEVQNGCDHRCTFCIIPYGRGNSRSAPAGEVVEQVRKLAAQGYQEVVLTGVDVTSWGADLPGQPTLGQLVARILKLVPELPRLRLSSIDAAEIDPDLMRCLAQEPRLMPYLHLSLQAGDDMILKRMKRRHLRADALKLVAEVRAVRPDIAFGADLIAGFPTETEEMFANTLALVEEAGLAFLHVFPFSPRPGTPAARMPQLPRNVVKERAALLRAAGEAALVRHLERQAGRMLSGLVERPGVARADDFTEIAFEGEAAVGSIVALQAIGHEGGKVLARLPALEAAE, encoded by the coding sequence GTGACCAAGCCCGACGTCGACATCGTCACCTTCGGGTGCCGGCTGAACGCCTATGAAAGCGAGGTCATCCGCACTCGCGCGGCGGAGGACGGCTTGTCGAACGCCATCGTCTTCAACACCTGCGCCGTCACCAACGAGGCGGTCCGTCAGGCTCGCCAGGCGATCCGCAAGGCCCGGCGTGAGAACCCCGACGCCAAGCTGATCGTCACCGGCTGCGCGGCCCAGATCGACCCCGCCGCCTTCGCCGCCATGGCCGAGGTGGACCTGGTGCTGGGGAACGCCGAGAAGTCCCAGGCCGGGGCCTACGCCGACCGGATCCCGGAGGGCAAGGTCCGGGTCAACGACATCATGAGCGTGCGCGAAACCGCCGGTCATCTGATCGACGGCCTCAAGGACCGCGCTCGGGCCTATGTCGAGGTGCAGAACGGCTGCGACCATCGCTGCACCTTCTGCATCATCCCCTATGGCCGGGGGAACTCCCGCTCCGCTCCCGCTGGCGAAGTGGTCGAACAGGTGCGCAAGCTCGCCGCCCAGGGCTATCAGGAGGTCGTCCTCACCGGCGTCGATGTGACCAGTTGGGGCGCGGACCTGCCGGGTCAGCCGACGCTGGGCCAGCTCGTCGCTCGCATCCTGAAGCTGGTTCCCGAACTGCCGCGCCTGCGGCTTTCGTCCATCGACGCAGCCGAGATCGATCCCGACCTCATGCGGTGCCTGGCGCAGGAACCGCGGCTGATGCCCTACCTGCACCTGTCGCTGCAGGCCGGGGACGACATGATCCTCAAGCGGATGAAGCGTCGCCACCTTCGGGCCGACGCCTTGAAGCTGGTGGCCGAGGTCCGCGCCGTGCGCCCCGACATCGCCTTTGGCGCCGACCTGATCGCCGGGTTCCCGACCGAGACCGAGGAAATGTTCGCCAACACCTTGGCACTGGTCGAAGAGGCGGGGCTCGCCTTCCTGCACGTCTTCCCGTTTAGCCCGCGGCCCGGCACGCCGGCCGCGCGGATGCCGCAGCTTCCTCGCAACGTTGTCAAGGAGCGCGCCGCGCTCCTGCGGGCGGCGGGCGAGGCCGCGCTTGTCCGCCACCTGGAACGCCAGGCCGGCCGCATGCTTTCGGGCCTGGTGGAACGTCCCGGCGTCGCCCGCGCCGACGACTTCACCGAGATCGCCTTCGAGGGCGAGGCGGCTGTCGGCTCCATCGTCGCGTTGCAGGCGATCGGGCACGAGGGCGGCAAGGTCCTGGCCCGCCTGCCGGCCCTGGAGGCGGCGGAGTGA
- the dapF gene encoding diaminopimelate epimerase, which yields MSRPFLKMNGLGNDFVVVEARTAPFAPTAEEVRAIASRDGGIGCDQLVSIESSAKADARVRFWNADGEEVGACGNASRCVGWLLMEGSGADQAVMETRGGLLVATRAGDKIVSVDMGEPGLDWRQIPLAEEMDTRGIELQVGPIDDPILHTPGCVSMGNPHVVFFVPDIETAPVVEVGPMIEHHRLFPEGVNVGFAQIKARDHVRLKVWERGAGLTRACGTGACAALVASARRGLTDRKARLELDGGELTIEWRESDGHVIMTGPAQVDFTGTLP from the coding sequence ATGAGCCGTCCGTTTCTGAAGATGAACGGGCTCGGAAACGACTTCGTCGTGGTCGAGGCCCGCACCGCCCCCTTCGCCCCGACCGCGGAGGAGGTGCGTGCTATCGCCAGCCGCGATGGCGGCATCGGCTGCGATCAGCTGGTTTCTATAGAATCGTCAGCAAAAGCTGACGCTCGCGTGCGTTTCTGGAACGCCGATGGCGAGGAGGTCGGCGCCTGTGGCAACGCCAGCCGCTGCGTCGGCTGGTTGCTGATGGAGGGCTCCGGCGCCGACCAGGCGGTCATGGAAACCCGCGGCGGCCTGCTTGTCGCCACCCGCGCCGGCGACAAAATCGTCAGCGTCGATATGGGCGAGCCCGGCCTCGATTGGCGCCAGATTCCGCTGGCCGAGGAAATGGACACCCGCGGCATAGAGTTGCAGGTCGGCCCGATCGACGATCCGATCCTTCACACGCCCGGCTGCGTCTCCATGGGCAATCCGCACGTGGTGTTCTTCGTCCCCGACATCGAGACTGCGCCGGTGGTCGAAGTCGGACCGATGATCGAGCACCATCGGCTGTTCCCCGAAGGCGTGAACGTCGGCTTTGCGCAAATCAAGGCCAGGGATCACGTCCGGCTGAAGGTCTGGGAGCGCGGCGCCGGCCTGACGCGGGCCTGCGGCACCGGAGCCTGCGCGGCCCTGGTGGCGTCGGCTCGCCGCGGACTCACCGACCGTAAGGCCCGGCTCGAACTGGATGGCGGTGAACTGACCATCGAGTGGCGTGAAAGCGACGGCCATGTGATCATGACCGGCCCCGCCCAGGTGGACTTCACGGGAACCTTGCCGTGA
- a CDS encoding prolyl oligopeptidase family serine peptidase: protein MKIATAALLGALLTAPAALAQTSAAATDPFIWLEDIDSPRAMAWVEAQNARTAQRLEGDARYAQFLAEGRAIFTATDRTPRPAFRAGGIDNFWQDAEHGHGLWRHTSLESYRSQAPAWDVVLDIDNLAKDEGRNWFYKGATCLKPDETLCLVALSNGGGDAVELREFDTKTKTFVQGGFRSSEGKQDADWLDRDTLVASREWTPGEVTSSGYAYVVKLVGRTGEAREIFRGETSDVQANASVLRGEGGKAEGVLIRRGVTFFESEYSLYADGKLTAIALPRKAQYQAYVDGRLIFTLQEAWNGFAAGALVAYDPQNLAAGPALVFQPGPRQAIQNVADTKGLLVVELLEDVKGAIDVHDLKGGEWTSRRLALPRNETLTIVSASADDDRIFVGAEGFLTPSTLWLADGATGKAQKLKALPARFDASRDRVDQYWATSSDGTKIPYFVVRPKAAKLDGSLPTLMYGYGGFELAKPPVYIPEMGKIWLERGGAYVIANIRGGGEFGPAWHQAVLREKRQLAFDDFAAVARDLEARKITSPRRLGIYGRSNGGVLTTVSLTQHPELWNAVVVESPLVDMLRYHKLSAGASWIGEYGDPDKPADHAFIARYDGYLNLKPGQAYPEPYITTNTRDDRVHPGHARKFAARMEALGYPYLYYENTFGGHANDADPELNARRWARHYVYLAQKLMD from the coding sequence ATGAAAATCGCGACGGCGGCGCTTCTGGGCGCCCTTCTCACCGCCCCCGCGGCCCTGGCGCAGACCTCGGCCGCGGCCACCGATCCCTTCATCTGGCTTGAGGACATCGACAGCCCCAGGGCCATGGCCTGGGTCGAGGCGCAGAACGCCAGGACCGCCCAGCGGCTGGAGGGCGACGCCCGCTATGCCCAATTCCTCGCCGAGGGCAGAGCGATCTTCACCGCCACCGACCGGACGCCGCGGCCAGCCTTCCGGGCCGGCGGGATCGACAATTTCTGGCAGGACGCCGAGCACGGCCACGGCCTGTGGCGCCATACGAGCCTTGAGTCCTATCGCAGCCAAGCGCCGGCCTGGGATGTGGTCCTCGACATCGACAACCTGGCCAAGGACGAGGGCCGCAACTGGTTCTACAAGGGCGCGACCTGCCTGAAGCCGGATGAGACCCTGTGCCTGGTCGCCCTCTCCAACGGCGGCGGCGACGCGGTCGAGCTGCGTGAATTCGACACCAAGACCAAGACCTTCGTTCAGGGCGGCTTCCGCTCGTCCGAGGGCAAGCAGGACGCCGACTGGCTGGACCGCGACACCCTGGTCGCCTCGCGCGAATGGACGCCCGGCGAGGTGACCTCCTCCGGCTACGCCTATGTGGTCAAGCTGGTCGGCCGAACGGGCGAGGCCCGCGAGATCTTCCGCGGCGAGACGTCGGACGTGCAGGCGAACGCCAGCGTCCTGCGCGGCGAGGGCGGCAAGGCGGAGGGCGTCCTGATCCGGCGCGGCGTGACCTTCTTCGAGTCCGAGTACAGCCTCTATGCCGACGGCAAGCTGACGGCGATCGCCCTGCCCCGGAAGGCTCAGTACCAGGCCTATGTGGACGGCCGGCTCATCTTCACTCTCCAGGAGGCGTGGAACGGCTTTGCGGCCGGCGCCCTCGTCGCCTACGACCCGCAGAACCTGGCGGCCGGCCCGGCCCTGGTCTTCCAGCCCGGCCCGCGGCAGGCGATCCAGAATGTGGCCGACACCAAAGGCCTGCTGGTGGTCGAACTGCTGGAGGACGTGAAAGGAGCGATCGACGTCCATGACCTGAAGGGCGGCGAGTGGACTTCGCGTCGCTTGGCCCTGCCCAGGAACGAGACCCTGACCATCGTCTCCGCCTCCGCTGACGACGACCGGATCTTCGTGGGCGCGGAAGGCTTCCTGACCCCCTCGACCCTGTGGCTGGCGGACGGCGCCACGGGCAAGGCGCAGAAGCTGAAGGCGCTGCCCGCCCGGTTCGACGCCTCCAGGGACCGCGTCGACCAGTACTGGGCCACGTCGTCCGACGGGACGAAGATTCCCTATTTCGTCGTGCGGCCGAAGGCGGCGAAACTGGACGGCTCGCTACCGACCCTGATGTACGGCTATGGCGGCTTCGAGTTGGCCAAGCCGCCGGTCTACATCCCGGAAATGGGCAAGATCTGGCTGGAGCGGGGCGGCGCCTATGTAATCGCCAACATCCGCGGCGGCGGCGAGTTTGGCCCGGCCTGGCACCAGGCGGTGCTGCGCGAGAAGCGCCAACTGGCCTTCGACGACTTCGCCGCGGTGGCCCGCGACCTGGAGGCGCGCAAGATCACCTCGCCGCGCCGGCTTGGGATCTATGGCCGCTCGAACGGCGGCGTGCTGACCACCGTCTCGCTGACCCAGCATCCGGAGCTGTGGAACGCCGTGGTGGTGGAGAGCCCGCTGGTGGACATGCTGCGCTACCACAAGCTCTCGGCCGGGGCCTCGTGGATCGGCGAGTACGGCGACCCCGACAAGCCGGCGGACCACGCCTTCATCGCCAGGTACGACGGCTATCTGAACCTGAAGCCGGGCCAGGCCTATCCGGAGCCCTACATCACCACCAACACCCGCGACGACCGGGTGCATCCGGGTCATGCGCGCAAGTTCGCGGCCAGGATGGAGGCCTTGGGCTATCCCTACCTCTATTACGAGAACACCTTCGGCGGCCACGCCAACGACGCCGACCCGGAGCTGAACGCCCGCCGGTGGGCCCGTCACTATGTGTACCTAGCCCAGAAGCTGATGGACTGA
- a CDS encoding TonB-dependent receptor plug domain-containing protein, with product MTRLSLLACAAAAPLLMAAPAFADDATPVSEVIVTGDIAFRDRTNDVNPVLAYDLDYFQRFEPVSVGEMLKRVPGVTFTSDVLEFDGVSMRGLPPGYTQVLINGRRAPGGEADRSFFVDRIPAELVERIEIIRSPRADQPSDGMAGSLNVVLKEGANLEGGFVKLGALINEDGKARPSAAIAYAGATASGDTTYWAGLNYQGRRNPKKKVSHRYDEDFGDFDNVEYQSDTRDGVDISANGELAHRFENGKIRFSGLVVDTDRDEDETSLTYNELPRGDFDGVEVQAERIKQRTYALDFDGEFDAGPGKIGFDLGWSRYDESTNTTVGVGDEENLSDLGLDEYVELDIDDEEWGAGAYYKWKSDALELKAGVDLLKKTRDGAEVEFDVDDGVVGDPDPEPGAIYKIEETRVDPYVRLTFEPSTMWTFDAGLRYETTKRDVESDLGKVSKEAEELNPSLHATFRPTDVDQFRASIARTVRRPNYDLLAPFVAEEEPADEDDLRGNPNLDNETAWGLDVGYERKLGARGIIGINFFYRDIENLIDTIATDEVSSSGLGRVYEPRNIGSGKTYGVEVDFSTPLDVIGLPNTGVFFNYTWLESEVKDPFTGQDRPFTNQPSYVYNVGFVHTVPTWNASFGASLYDRDMGHESGLDEEVTVDYDPDLEAFVEKRFGDRYVVRLAAMNLLDKEKRETYRTFDGDSVDEILANRLARNVHDSERESERSGVLYQVTFRAAF from the coding sequence ATGACACGACTTTCCTTGCTCGCCTGCGCGGCCGCCGCGCCGCTGCTGATGGCTGCGCCGGCTTTCGCCGACGACGCCACGCCAGTGTCCGAAGTGATCGTGACCGGCGACATCGCCTTCCGTGACCGCACCAACGACGTGAACCCGGTGCTCGCCTATGACCTGGACTACTTCCAGCGTTTCGAACCGGTCTCCGTTGGCGAGATGCTCAAGCGCGTGCCGGGCGTGACCTTCACCTCCGACGTGCTGGAGTTCGACGGCGTGTCCATGCGCGGCCTGCCGCCGGGTTACACCCAGGTGCTGATCAACGGGCGCCGCGCCCCTGGCGGCGAGGCCGACCGTAGTTTCTTCGTCGACCGCATCCCGGCCGAACTGGTCGAGCGCATCGAGATCATTCGCAGCCCGCGCGCCGACCAGCCCAGCGACGGCATGGCCGGGTCGCTCAATGTCGTGTTGAAGGAAGGCGCCAATCTGGAGGGCGGCTTCGTGAAGCTCGGCGCCCTGATCAACGAGGACGGCAAGGCGCGCCCCTCGGCGGCGATCGCCTATGCCGGCGCCACCGCCAGCGGCGACACGACGTACTGGGCCGGCCTCAACTACCAGGGTCGCCGCAACCCGAAGAAGAAGGTCAGCCACCGCTACGACGAGGACTTCGGCGACTTCGACAATGTCGAGTACCAGTCCGACACCCGCGACGGCGTCGACATCTCGGCCAACGGCGAACTCGCCCACCGTTTCGAGAACGGCAAGATCCGCTTCTCCGGCTTGGTGGTCGACACCGACCGCGACGAGGACGAGACCTCCCTGACCTATAACGAACTGCCGCGCGGCGACTTCGACGGGGTCGAGGTCCAGGCCGAGCGCATCAAGCAGCGCACCTACGCGCTCGACTTCGACGGCGAGTTCGATGCCGGCCCCGGCAAGATCGGTTTCGATCTGGGCTGGTCGCGCTATGACGAGAGCACCAACACCACGGTGGGCGTGGGCGACGAAGAAAACCTCTCTGATCTCGGCCTCGATGAGTATGTCGAGCTGGATATCGACGACGAGGAATGGGGCGCAGGCGCGTACTACAAGTGGAAGTCGGACGCCCTGGAACTCAAGGCCGGCGTCGATCTGCTGAAGAAGACCCGCGACGGCGCGGAGGTGGAGTTCGACGTCGATGACGGCGTCGTCGGCGACCCAGATCCCGAACCGGGCGCGATCTACAAGATCGAGGAAACTCGGGTCGATCCCTACGTCCGGCTGACCTTCGAGCCTTCAACCATGTGGACCTTCGATGCGGGCCTCCGCTACGAGACCACCAAGCGCGACGTCGAAAGCGACCTGGGCAAGGTCTCCAAGGAGGCCGAGGAACTGAACCCCTCGCTGCACGCCACCTTCCGCCCGACCGATGTGGACCAGTTCCGCGCCTCGATCGCCCGGACCGTGCGCCGTCCCAACTACGACCTGCTCGCGCCTTTCGTGGCCGAGGAAGAGCCGGCCGACGAGGACGATCTGCGCGGCAATCCCAACCTCGACAACGAGACCGCCTGGGGCCTGGACGTCGGCTACGAGCGTAAGCTCGGCGCCCGCGGCATCATCGGGATCAACTTCTTCTATCGCGATATCGAGAACCTGATCGACACCATCGCCACCGACGAGGTCTCGTCTTCCGGCCTCGGCCGGGTCTACGAGCCGCGCAACATCGGCTCGGGCAAGACCTACGGCGTCGAAGTGGACTTCTCCACGCCGCTCGACGTGATCGGCCTGCCCAACACCGGCGTGTTCTTCAACTACACCTGGCTCGAAAGCGAAGTGAAGGACCCCTTCACCGGCCAGGACCGCCCGTTCACCAACCAGCCGAGCTACGTCTACAACGTCGGCTTCGTGCACACCGTCCCGACCTGGAACGCCAGCTTCGGCGCCAGCCTCTATGACCGCGACATGGGCCACGAGTCCGGCCTCGATGAAGAGGTTACGGTGGACTACGATCCGGACCTGGAAGCATTCGTCGAAAAGCGCTTCGGCGACCGCTACGTGGTGCGTCTGGCGGCGATGAACCTGCTCGACAAGGAAAAGCGCGAAACCTATCGGACTTTCGACGGCGACTCCGTCGACGAGATCCTCGCCAACCGCCTGGCCCGCAACGTCCATGACAGCGAACGCGAAAGCGAACGTTCGGGCGTGCTCTACCAGGTCACCTTCCGCGCCGCGTTCTGA
- a CDS encoding phytase yields the protein MSFAATSLLMASCAAVDPESISDSGGMTVGTGSPVAAAGETAAVGTKVRDAADDPEIWADPRDPSRGVILGTDKQAGLYVYDLAGKDLQFLPEGPLNNVDLRDGFEVGGRKQVLIGASDRGRGAISFFLLDPDNLQARLWGRTPVKVSEPYGFCMGRRGSETIAIMVGKDGDIRQLNITDQGGQPAATLTRSFDVGSQSEGCVVDDEAGYLYIAEEAKGIWRYSLDPATGSARVHMAPAPSPELTPDVEGLTILREMGKTYLIASSQGDSAFAIWRVDGEPAYVGRFSVMPGAGADAVTGTDGVAALGGRVGAFPEGLIVVQDDSDTDGETTEGARARQNFKLVDWRAVKAALGIQ from the coding sequence GTGTCATTCGCAGCAACTTCATTGCTAATGGCATCCTGCGCCGCTGTGGACCCCGAGAGCATCTCGGACTCGGGCGGCATGACAGTCGGAACGGGCTCCCCAGTTGCGGCCGCGGGCGAGACTGCGGCTGTTGGGACCAAGGTGCGGGACGCTGCCGACGACCCGGAGATCTGGGCCGATCCGCGTGATCCCTCGCGAGGCGTGATCCTGGGCACCGACAAGCAGGCCGGGCTCTACGTCTATGACCTGGCCGGCAAGGACCTGCAGTTCCTGCCCGAAGGTCCGCTGAACAATGTCGATCTGCGTGACGGCTTCGAGGTCGGCGGCCGCAAACAGGTCCTCATCGGGGCCAGCGACCGGGGCCGCGGAGCGATCAGCTTCTTCCTGCTCGACCCGGACAACCTGCAGGCCAGACTTTGGGGCCGCACGCCGGTGAAGGTCAGCGAACCCTACGGTTTCTGCATGGGCCGACGCGGCTCCGAGACCATTGCGATCATGGTGGGCAAGGACGGCGACATCCGGCAGTTGAACATCACCGACCAGGGCGGCCAGCCCGCGGCGACCTTGACCCGCAGCTTCGACGTGGGTTCGCAATCGGAAGGCTGCGTGGTCGATGACGAGGCCGGCTATCTCTACATAGCCGAGGAGGCCAAAGGGATCTGGCGCTACAGCCTGGACCCGGCCACCGGCTCGGCCCGGGTCCATATGGCGCCAGCGCCCTCTCCCGAATTGACGCCGGATGTCGAGGGCCTGACCATTCTGCGCGAAATGGGGAAGACCTACCTGATCGCCTCCAGCCAGGGCGACAGCGCCTTCGCCATCTGGCGGGTCGACGGCGAGCCGGCCTATGTCGGCCGCTTCTCGGTCATGCCTGGCGCGGGCGCCGACGCCGTAACCGGCACCGATGGCGTCGCCGCGCTGGGCGGCCGTGTCGGCGCGTTCCCCGAAGGACTGATCGTCGTCCAAGACGATTCCGATACGGACGGTGAAACCACCGAGGGCGCCCGCGCGCGTCAAAACTTCAAGCTGGTGGACTGGCGAGCGGTGAAGGCCGCCCTGGGTATTCAATAA
- a CDS encoding DUF2218 domain-containing protein codes for MRSSATVVTPNAQRYMVQLCKHFGHKVPVEWSDHEGKISFEIGQAAFRAAPETLMLVADAPDTEKLSRLEHVVDSHLKRFAFREPEMAVDWRRGA; via the coding sequence ATGAGATCGAGCGCCACCGTGGTGACCCCCAACGCTCAACGCTACATGGTCCAACTCTGCAAGCACTTCGGCCACAAGGTGCCGGTCGAGTGGAGCGACCATGAAGGAAAGATCAGTTTCGAGATTGGCCAGGCCGCCTTCCGCGCCGCGCCGGAGACCCTGATGCTGGTCGCCGACGCCCCCGACACGGAAAAGCTGAGCCGCCTCGAACACGTGGTCGACAGCCATCTCAAGCGTTTCGCCTTCCGCGAGCCCGAGATGGCCGTCGACTGGCGCCGGGGCGCCTGA
- a CDS encoding PadR family transcriptional regulator: MYRHHWKRHEHRSRESFGGRWGRGAGRGGGRRLGRLLEHGDLRFVILALIKDKSSHGYELIRALEERTGGAYRPSAGAIYPTLAMLEDEGFVRAIAAEGGRKSFEITQEGLAALERNKAGVEAVFARLDEAAESSPRSSPRVERAMQNLALALKLRLQGERPSEAQIDAIAAALDEAAAKIERV; this comes from the coding sequence ATGTATCGGCATCATTGGAAACGACATGAACATCGCAGCCGCGAATCCTTTGGCGGCCGCTGGGGACGCGGCGCTGGTCGCGGCGGCGGACGCCGCCTCGGACGCCTGCTGGAGCATGGCGACCTGCGCTTCGTCATCCTTGCCCTGATCAAGGACAAGTCCAGCCACGGCTATGAACTGATCCGCGCCCTCGAGGAGCGCACCGGTGGCGCCTACCGGCCCAGCGCCGGCGCGATTTACCCGACGCTTGCGATGCTGGAAGACGAGGGCTTTGTTCGCGCCATCGCCGCGGAGGGCGGCCGCAAGTCCTTTGAGATTACTCAGGAAGGCCTGGCCGCGCTGGAACGGAACAAGGCCGGTGTCGAGGCGGTTTTTGCTCGGCTGGACGAGGCGGCGGAAAGCTCGCCGAGGTCTTCGCCCCGTGTGGAGCGCGCCATGCAGAACTTGGCCCTGGCCCTCAAGCTGCGCCTGCAGGGCGAGCGTCCGAGCGAAGCCCAGATCGACGCCATCGCCGCGGCGCTGGACGAGGCAGCCGCGAAGATCGAGCGCGTGTAG
- a CDS encoding hydrogen peroxide-inducible genes activator, with protein sequence MSLPTLRQLQYLKLLAEHGSFGRAAEAAHVTQPTLSAGVQELEKILGGPVVDRARSGVILTAIGEVALGKATRILNEAEELVQSARNAGHPLTGRFRLGVIPTVAPFLLPRALPILRERFPKLRLFLREDLTHRLIAQLKAGQLDAALIALPYDMTGLDHAHVSDDELMAALPRSHPLAKEREAPPSALESDDLILLEDGHCLRDHALAACGLKPPRGVGDEESFAATSLPTLVQMVGSGLGVSFLPAMAVAAGLTETADVAVMPLKAEHPQREIVVAWRAGSSRAAEGQLLAEVLRQV encoded by the coding sequence ATGAGCCTTCCGACCCTCCGACAGCTACAGTATCTAAAATTGCTGGCTGAGCATGGTTCCTTTGGACGCGCCGCGGAAGCCGCCCACGTCACCCAGCCCACCCTCTCGGCAGGGGTGCAGGAACTGGAGAAGATCCTCGGCGGTCCGGTGGTCGACCGGGCCCGCTCCGGCGTCATCCTCACTGCGATCGGCGAGGTCGCCCTGGGCAAGGCCACCCGTATCCTCAACGAGGCCGAGGAACTCGTGCAGTCGGCCCGCAACGCCGGCCATCCGCTGACCGGACGTTTCCGGCTGGGGGTCATTCCGACGGTCGCGCCGTTCCTCCTGCCCCGGGCGCTGCCGATCCTACGGGAGCGCTTCCCCAAGCTGCGGCTGTTCCTCCGCGAGGACCTGACCCACCGGCTGATCGCCCAGCTCAAGGCCGGCCAGCTCGACGCCGCCCTGATCGCCTTGCCCTACGACATGACCGGCCTCGACCACGCTCATGTCTCCGACGACGAGCTGATGGCCGCCCTGCCACGCAGCCACCCTCTCGCCAAGGAGCGGGAGGCCCCGCCCTCGGCGCTGGAGAGCGACGACCTCATCCTGCTGGAAGACGGTCACTGCCTGCGTGACCACGCCCTGGCCGCCTGTGGTCTGAAGCCGCCTCGCGGCGTCGGCGACGAGGAGAGCTTCGCCGCCACTTCCCTTCCGACCCTGGTGCAGATGGTGGGGTCCGGGCTGGGCGTCAGCTTTCTGCCGGCCATGGCCGTCGCAGCAGGCCTGACCGAAACCGCCGATGTCGCCGTCATGCCGTTGAAGGCGGAGCATCCCCAGCGCGAGATCGTCGTCGCGTGGCGCGCAGGCTCCAGTCGCGCGGCCGAAGGCCAGCTTCTGGCTGAGGTCCTCCGCCAGGTCTAA
- a CDS encoding carboxymuconolactone decarboxylase family protein, with amino-acid sequence MSLDALCESLPAYAKDLSANLENLASETVLTEQQKWGAFVAAAYAVGTPQVVRAINEAARQAGLSPEATAAARAAAAVMGMNNVYYRSLYLISNPEYRTMPAKLRMNVLADPGVPKVDFELWSAAVSAVNGCGMCLDAHETELRRSKTPSPSIQAALRIAAVVKAVSGVISAEAAAVA; translated from the coding sequence ATGTCGCTCGACGCCCTGTGCGAGTCCCTGCCCGCCTACGCCAAGGACCTGAGCGCCAATCTCGAGAACTTGGCGTCGGAAACCGTGCTGACCGAGCAGCAGAAGTGGGGCGCGTTCGTTGCGGCGGCCTATGCGGTCGGCACGCCCCAGGTGGTGCGCGCGATCAATGAGGCGGCGCGCCAGGCCGGGCTCTCTCCGGAGGCGACGGCGGCGGCCAGGGCCGCGGCGGCGGTGATGGGCATGAACAACGTCTACTACCGCTCGCTCTACCTGATCTCGAACCCCGAATACCGGACCATGCCGGCCAAGCTGCGGATGAACGTCCTGGCCGACCCCGGCGTGCCGAAGGTGGATTTCGAGCTGTGGTCGGCGGCGGTGTCGGCGGTGAACGGCTGCGGCATGTGCCTGGACGCCCACGAGACCGAGCTGCGGCGCAGCAAGACGCCGAGCCCATCCATCCAGGCGGCCCTGCGGATCGCCGCGGTGGTGAAGGCGGTTTCCGGCGTGATCTCGGCCGAGGCGGCGGCGGTCGCCTAG
- a CDS encoding glutamate racemase, producing MAIGVFDSGIGGLSVHRALVQRLPAADFIYLADQANAPYGVRPGEEIVDLTRAGCERLFDQGCDLVVLACNTASAIALRRLQQTWLPGYRQQLGRPVNVLGIIVPTIEAATGMPWEHEAERRGDKVEKLDILAVFCTPGTAASRVYEIEIDKRRQDVAVFAEPCPDLARLIESGAPDDELAAVIGRHVAQVTTRIGRAPDRAILGCTHYEIVAGVFRQALKPGTPLIHQPNATADALDAYLAKHPEYRAGEGGSRRFLTTGKPGAQHRLVEAFWGGPLSFERA from the coding sequence ATGGCCATAGGCGTCTTCGATTCCGGCATCGGGGGACTTTCGGTTCACCGGGCCCTCGTCCAGCGGCTGCCGGCCGCCGACTTCATCTATCTGGCGGATCAGGCGAACGCGCCCTACGGCGTGCGGCCGGGGGAGGAGATCGTGGATCTCACCCGCGCCGGCTGCGAGCGCCTGTTCGATCAGGGCTGCGACTTGGTTGTCCTGGCCTGCAACACCGCCTCGGCCATCGCTCTTCGTCGGCTGCAGCAGACCTGGTTGCCGGGCTATCGCCAGCAGCTCGGCCGGCCGGTGAACGTACTCGGCATCATCGTTCCCACCATCGAGGCGGCGACCGGCATGCCCTGGGAGCACGAAGCCGAGCGTCGCGGCGACAAGGTCGAGAAGCTGGACATCCTGGCGGTGTTCTGCACACCGGGCACGGCCGCCTCCCGGGTTTATGAGATCGAGATCGACAAGCGCCGCCAGGATGTGGCCGTCTTCGCCGAGCCCTGCCCCGACCTCGCGCGGCTTATAGAGAGCGGCGCGCCCGACGATGAACTCGCAGCCGTCATCGGCCGCCACGTAGCCCAGGTGACCACGCGAATCGGTCGAGCGCCCGATCGCGCGATCCTGGGCTGCACGCACTACGAGATCGTGGCCGGCGTTTTCCGCCAGGCGCTCAAACCTGGGACCCCGCTGATCCATCAGCCGAACGCCACCGCCGATGCGCTTGACGCCTATCTCGCCAAGCATCCGGAATACCGCGCCGGCGAGGGCGGCTCCCGGCGCTTCCTGACCACCGGCAAGCCCGGAGCCCAGCACCGGCTGGTCGAGGCTTTCTGGGGCGGCCCGCTCAGCTTCGAGCGGGCCTGA